In Chrysemys picta bellii isolate R12L10 chromosome 3, ASM1138683v2, whole genome shotgun sequence, a single genomic region encodes these proteins:
- the LOC101951251 gene encoding cytochrome c oxidase subunit 7A2, mitochondrial, with the protein MLRNLLALRQISQRTISTASRRQIANRVPEKQKLFQEDNGMPVHLKGGLSDGVLYMITMGLTVFGTCYAVYELFVAAMPKKMK; encoded by the exons GCTCTTCGGCAAATTTCCCAGAGGACCATAAGCACTGCTTCACGCAGACAAATTGCAAACAGAGTTCCAGAGAAGCAGAAGCTTTTTCAG GAGGATAATGGAATGCCAGTGCATCTTAAGGGTGGACTATCAGATGGTGTGCTGTATATGATCACCATGGGTCTAACTGTTTTTG GAACATGCTATGCTGTTTATGAGCTGTTTGTAGCTGCAATGCCCAAGAAAATGAAATGA